The Microbacterium luteum genome includes a region encoding these proteins:
- a CDS encoding extracellular solute-binding protein → MKHKLGAFALVGASAVALAGCAGGNDAASTEPETGDLTVWLVGTDTPQTARDYLTETFEAENEGWTLTIEEKTWADVSDTYTAALSSNDSPDVVEVGNTQALGFADAGLFLDISDIQEELGGDDLLSGLVDAGTYDGALYAAPYYAGGRVVFYSPMMVDEVPATLEDYVAQGEALTTDSVSGIYAPGKDWYNALPYVWAYGGEIAVQDGDTWDAQFSSPESIEGLELLQQVYLNASVAPADGNELMANIAFCDGEAGFISSPAWAAGNLTGDWPWGDEAAGEEVEEGCPDTYAKDLGAFALPGLVEGETAPIFAGGSNVAVATKSAAPEKAKAALEIMLSEGYQTLLAEQGLTPGIVSAAASLPDTPVAQAQAAALANSKGTPASPNWAEVEAAQIIPDALVGIAQGGDVTEIATSLDEQIEAILND, encoded by the coding sequence ATGAAGCACAAGCTCGGAGCGTTCGCGCTCGTGGGCGCCTCGGCTGTCGCTCTCGCCGGCTGCGCCGGTGGCAATGACGCCGCCTCCACGGAGCCCGAGACCGGCGACCTGACGGTCTGGCTCGTCGGCACCGACACCCCGCAGACGGCGCGCGACTACCTGACCGAGACCTTCGAGGCCGAGAACGAGGGCTGGACCCTCACGATCGAGGAGAAGACCTGGGCCGACGTCTCCGACACCTACACCGCGGCACTGTCGTCCAACGACAGCCCCGACGTCGTCGAGGTCGGCAACACCCAGGCGCTCGGCTTCGCCGACGCCGGACTGTTCCTCGACATCTCCGACATCCAGGAGGAGCTCGGCGGCGACGATCTGCTGAGCGGCCTGGTGGACGCCGGCACCTACGACGGCGCGCTGTACGCCGCGCCGTACTACGCCGGTGGTCGCGTCGTCTTCTACAGCCCCATGATGGTCGACGAGGTTCCCGCGACGCTCGAGGACTACGTCGCTCAGGGCGAGGCGCTCACCACCGACAGCGTCTCGGGCATCTACGCCCCCGGCAAGGACTGGTACAACGCGCTTCCCTACGTCTGGGCCTACGGCGGCGAGATCGCGGTGCAGGACGGCGACACGTGGGACGCGCAGTTCTCGAGCCCGGAGAGCATCGAGGGGCTCGAACTGCTGCAGCAGGTCTACCTCAACGCCTCGGTCGCCCCCGCCGATGGCAACGAGCTCATGGCGAACATCGCGTTCTGCGACGGCGAGGCCGGCTTCATCTCCAGTCCCGCATGGGCCGCCGGCAACCTCACCGGCGACTGGCCGTGGGGCGACGAGGCCGCCGGTGAAGAGGTCGAGGAAGGATGCCCCGACACCTACGCGAAGGACCTCGGCGCGTTCGCGCTGCCGGGCCTCGTCGAGGGTGAGACGGCGCCGATCTTCGCCGGCGGGTCCAACGTGGCCGTCGCCACCAAGAGCGCAGCGCCCGAGAAGGCCAAGGCCGCCCTGGAGATCATGCTCTCCGAGGGCTACCAGACGCTGCTCGCCGAGCAGGGCCTGACGCCCGGGATCGTGTCGGCCGCCGCATCGCTGCCGGACACCCCGGTCGCCCAGGCGCAGGCCGCCGCGCTCGCCAACTCCAAGGGCACCCCGGCCAGCCCGAACTGGGCCGAGGTCGAGGCTGCGCAGATCATCCCCGACGCCCTCGTCGGCATCGCCCAGGGCGGGGATGTGACCGAGATCGCGACGTCGCTCGACGAGCAGATCGAGGCCATCCTCAACGACTGA
- a CDS encoding ROK family transcriptional regulator, with the protein MSAPDLRPGSFLSTDATPLENTAPSGGFVRARASRTGAKVLPEHARGHNRSLVLQTLFHGGAMSRADLARETGLTRVTISDLVAGLITDGFVAEQGVRESSRPGKPAILVDLDRDGHRIVGLDLSGSETFLGAVLTLDGDIVVRSEVAVPADADAALGAVIALARDLVADAHAPVLGVGVGAPGVIDAHGVILTAPNLGWDGLDLEGELREALGLPVLVANDANAAVLAEYTFGGASEDVLLVRVGRGVGSGLLAGGQPVRGARFAAGEIGHVTVGTDGGPRCACGKIGCLEAWLAVPALTARIAATAEPAAGVLRDAGERLGIALAPIVGVLDLPEIVLSGPRELLDGALAEQAVETLRARTLATHHDGVRVRMTEQGQDIVLRGAAVMVLSAQLGVS; encoded by the coding sequence ATGTCTGCTCCGGACCTGCGGCCTGGCTCCTTCCTCTCGACGGATGCCACCCCCCTCGAGAACACCGCCCCCTCCGGCGGATTCGTCCGCGCCCGTGCCTCCCGCACCGGTGCGAAGGTGCTGCCCGAGCACGCGCGAGGGCACAACCGCTCGCTCGTCCTGCAGACCCTCTTCCACGGCGGCGCCATGAGTCGCGCCGACCTCGCGCGGGAGACGGGCCTCACGCGTGTGACGATCTCCGATCTCGTCGCGGGCCTCATCACCGACGGTTTCGTCGCCGAGCAGGGTGTCCGGGAATCCTCGCGGCCCGGAAAACCCGCGATCCTCGTCGATCTCGATCGTGACGGTCATCGCATCGTCGGTCTCGACCTGTCGGGCAGTGAAACCTTCCTCGGCGCCGTCCTCACGCTCGACGGCGACATCGTCGTGCGGTCGGAAGTGGCCGTGCCCGCCGACGCCGACGCGGCGCTCGGTGCGGTGATCGCGCTCGCCCGCGACCTCGTCGCCGACGCCCATGCGCCCGTGCTCGGCGTCGGCGTGGGCGCCCCCGGTGTGATCGACGCCCATGGCGTCATTCTCACCGCCCCCAACCTCGGCTGGGACGGCCTCGACCTCGAAGGCGAACTGCGCGAGGCGCTGGGGCTGCCGGTGCTCGTCGCGAACGACGCCAACGCTGCCGTGCTCGCCGAGTACACCTTCGGGGGCGCGAGCGAGGATGTGCTCCTCGTTCGGGTCGGTCGGGGTGTCGGTTCCGGGCTGCTCGCCGGGGGGCAGCCGGTGCGCGGCGCCCGGTTCGCCGCGGGCGAGATCGGTCACGTCACCGTCGGCACCGACGGTGGCCCGCGGTGCGCGTGCGGCAAGATCGGCTGTCTCGAGGCGTGGCTGGCGGTCCCAGCGCTGACCGCCCGGATCGCCGCGACCGCCGAACCCGCCGCCGGCGTGCTGCGCGACGCGGGCGAGCGCCTGGGGATCGCGCTCGCGCCCATCGTGGGCGTCCTCGACCTCCCCGAGATCGTGCTCTCGGGTCCTCGTGAACTTCTCGACGGTGCTCTTGCCGAGCAGGCCGTCGAGACCCTCCGCGCACGAACGCTCGCCACGCACCACGACGGCGTGCGGGTGCGGATGACGGAGCAAGGCCAGGACATCGTCCTGCGCGGCGCCGCCGTCATGGTCCTCTCGGCACAGCTCGGCGTCTCGTAG
- a CDS encoding L,D-transpeptidase family protein, with amino-acid sequence MTRPDAGVDEGAGGPTSGDDATVPTDPTYEWAPVEPEPRKRRIGLWIGIGAGAVALGAAAASLVLIAPGTSVAGVHVGFMTQGAAADAISGRLAETTVVLAGDGGDARVSGADLGATVEAQALAETAFAEHPLWNVTAWFPEPLDAPVAIDEAVAAEALAAAVPAMYTDPVDAEVAFDADSTAYVVTPGVDGTGVDAGAVRESLATAFAAGETTIEVDAVASPVSPERETYVAEATAARLNTMLDEAGFYVGDERVVPIEASTLASWITLSPGERGTLDIAVDESAVQEVVDTLPEAVNRDPVNNKILVNMAGTTLAEENEGTVGRELETTDGIAAGFSEQVATANGAYQLPVVETPYETAEVVRLLEVDLSSQMLYLKENDRVVDSWAISSGQSNTPTYTGRYTVHAHLTSQTMRGSERDANGDVLRDANGDPVTYTTPDVKWVMYFNGDQAFHGVYWHSNWGTPMSHGCVGMPEWRAEQIFNWTANGTDVWIHA; translated from the coding sequence GTGACACGACCGGACGCGGGTGTCGACGAGGGTGCGGGCGGACCGACCTCGGGCGACGACGCGACGGTTCCGACCGATCCCACCTACGAGTGGGCCCCGGTCGAGCCGGAGCCGCGCAAACGGCGCATCGGCCTGTGGATCGGTATCGGCGCGGGGGCCGTGGCCCTCGGCGCGGCCGCAGCATCGCTCGTGCTCATCGCGCCCGGCACATCGGTCGCCGGCGTCCATGTCGGCTTCATGACGCAGGGCGCCGCCGCCGACGCCATCTCCGGCCGACTCGCCGAGACGACCGTCGTGCTCGCCGGTGACGGGGGCGACGCCCGTGTCTCCGGCGCCGACCTCGGAGCGACCGTCGAGGCACAGGCTCTCGCCGAGACCGCCTTCGCCGAGCATCCCCTCTGGAATGTCACGGCGTGGTTCCCCGAACCCCTCGACGCCCCCGTGGCGATCGACGAGGCCGTCGCTGCCGAAGCCCTCGCCGCGGCCGTCCCGGCGATGTACACGGATCCCGTCGACGCCGAGGTGGCCTTCGACGCCGACAGCACCGCCTACGTCGTGACGCCCGGCGTCGACGGAACCGGCGTCGATGCCGGCGCGGTGCGCGAGAGCCTCGCCACCGCGTTCGCGGCCGGCGAGACCACGATCGAGGTCGACGCCGTCGCCTCGCCGGTCTCGCCCGAACGGGAGACCTACGTCGCCGAGGCGACGGCCGCGCGCCTGAACACGATGCTCGACGAGGCCGGGTTCTACGTCGGCGACGAACGGGTCGTTCCGATCGAGGCCTCGACGCTCGCCTCCTGGATCACGCTGTCCCCCGGCGAGCGCGGCACCCTCGACATCGCCGTCGACGAGTCCGCCGTGCAGGAGGTCGTGGACACCCTGCCCGAGGCTGTGAACCGCGACCCGGTGAACAACAAGATCCTCGTGAACATGGCCGGCACGACCCTCGCGGAAGAGAACGAGGGCACCGTCGGCCGCGAACTGGAGACCACCGACGGCATCGCCGCAGGTTTCTCCGAGCAGGTCGCCACCGCGAACGGCGCGTACCAGCTCCCGGTGGTCGAGACCCCCTACGAGACTGCCGAGGTGGTGCGTCTGCTCGAGGTCGACCTGAGCTCGCAGATGCTGTACCTGAAGGAGAACGACCGGGTCGTCGACAGCTGGGCGATCTCGAGCGGTCAGAGCAACACACCGACCTACACCGGTCGCTACACGGTTCACGCGCACCTCACGAGTCAGACCATGCGCGGCAGCGAGCGCGACGCCAACGGCGACGTGCTCCGTGATGCCAACGGCGATCCGGTGACCTACACGACCCCCGACGTCAAGTGGGTCATGTACTTCAACGGCGACCAGGCCTTCCACGGCGTCTACTGGCACTCCAACTGGGGCACGCCGATGAGCCACGGATGCGTCGGCATGCCCGAGTGGCGGGCCGAGCAGATCTTCAACTGGACCGCCAACGGCACCGACGTGTGGATCCACGCCTGA
- a CDS encoding NADP-dependent isocitrate dehydrogenase, which produces MTDSTIIYTYTDEAPALATASFLPIIKAVTGKAGVDVETRDISLAGRILAAFPQKLTDAQHVGDALAELGGLATLPEANIIKLPNISASIPQLKAAIAELQAQGYDIPDYPDDPKTVEDKDVRARYDRIKGSAVNPVLREGNSDRRAPGAVKNYARKYPHTNKPFPAGSKTRVATMGHDDFKSNEKSWVAAHDDTLTIRHIGEDGGETILKSDLKVLPREVIDATFLSAAALDAFLADTLKQAQADDVLYSVHLKATMMKVSDPIIFGHVVKAFLRDVFATHGEKLTAAGLTPDNGLGSILTGLASLDGGADIAAEITAALEAGPRLSYVNSDKGITNLHVPSDVIVDASMPALIRNGGKMWGADGGEADTLAVIPDSSYAGVYQAVIEDVVANGPLDPATIGTVPNVGLMAQKAEEYGSHDKTFEIAAPGVVQIVDSEGTVLIEHTVAAGDIWRATQTKHIPIMDWVKLAVTRARATGAPAVFWLDVNRAHDAQLIAKVHQGLALLDTSDVEIVILPPAEATRYTLERMRRGEDTISVTGNVLRDYLTDLFPILEVGTSAKMLSIVPLLAGGGLFETGAGGSAPKHVQQLVEQNYLRWDSLGEFFALAASLEHLTTTTDNPRAQVLADTLDAATGTFLENDKSPGRKLGSIDNRGSHFYLALYWAQELAGQQVDAELAEIFAPVAAALATNEQKIVDELAAVQGSPVEIGGYYRPDGDAVDKVMRPSATLNGIIDALS; this is translated from the coding sequence GTGACCGACTCGACCATCATCTACACGTACACCGACGAGGCTCCCGCTCTCGCCACGGCGTCGTTCCTCCCGATCATCAAGGCCGTCACCGGCAAGGCGGGTGTCGACGTCGAGACCCGCGACATCTCGCTGGCCGGACGCATCCTGGCCGCCTTTCCGCAGAAGCTGACCGACGCGCAGCACGTCGGAGACGCGCTCGCTGAACTCGGCGGGCTGGCCACACTCCCCGAGGCGAACATCATCAAGCTGCCGAACATCTCGGCGTCGATCCCGCAGCTGAAGGCCGCCATCGCCGAGCTGCAGGCGCAGGGGTACGACATCCCCGACTATCCCGACGACCCGAAGACGGTCGAAGACAAGGATGTGCGCGCACGCTACGACCGCATCAAGGGCTCCGCGGTGAACCCGGTGCTGCGCGAGGGCAACAGCGACCGTCGCGCTCCCGGGGCGGTGAAGAACTACGCCCGCAAGTACCCGCACACCAACAAGCCGTTCCCGGCCGGCTCGAAGACGCGCGTGGCGACCATGGGCCACGACGACTTCAAGAGCAACGAGAAGTCCTGGGTGGCCGCCCACGACGACACGCTGACGATCCGCCACATCGGCGAAGACGGCGGCGAGACGATCCTCAAGAGCGATTTGAAGGTGCTGCCGCGGGAGGTCATCGACGCGACGTTCCTGTCGGCGGCGGCGCTGGACGCGTTCCTGGCCGACACGCTGAAGCAGGCCCAGGCCGACGACGTGCTCTACTCGGTGCATCTGAAGGCGACGATGATGAAGGTCAGCGACCCGATCATCTTCGGCCACGTCGTCAAGGCCTTCCTGCGGGATGTCTTCGCGACCCACGGTGAGAAGCTCACGGCAGCGGGGCTCACGCCCGACAACGGCCTCGGCTCGATCCTCACCGGGCTCGCGAGCCTCGACGGCGGTGCCGACATCGCCGCCGAGATCACCGCGGCGCTCGAGGCGGGCCCGCGCCTGTCCTACGTCAACTCCGACAAGGGCATCACCAACCTGCACGTGCCGAGCGACGTGATCGTCGACGCGTCGATGCCCGCGCTGATCCGCAACGGCGGCAAGATGTGGGGCGCCGACGGGGGAGAGGCCGACACGCTCGCCGTGATCCCCGACTCGTCGTACGCCGGCGTCTACCAGGCCGTGATCGAGGATGTCGTCGCGAACGGTCCCCTCGACCCGGCGACCATCGGCACGGTGCCCAACGTGGGGCTCATGGCGCAGAAGGCCGAGGAGTACGGAAGCCACGACAAGACGTTCGAGATCGCCGCTCCCGGCGTGGTGCAGATCGTCGACTCGGAGGGGACGGTGCTCATCGAGCACACCGTCGCCGCCGGAGACATCTGGCGTGCCACGCAGACCAAGCACATCCCGATCATGGACTGGGTGAAGCTCGCCGTCACACGGGCGCGCGCCACCGGTGCTCCCGCGGTGTTCTGGCTCGACGTCAACCGCGCCCACGACGCTCAGCTGATCGCGAAGGTGCACCAGGGCCTCGCGCTCCTGGACACCTCCGACGTCGAGATCGTGATCCTGCCGCCGGCCGAGGCGACGCGCTACACGCTGGAGCGGATGCGGCGCGGCGAGGACACCATCTCGGTCACCGGCAACGTGCTTCGCGACTACCTCACCGACCTCTTCCCGATCCTCGAGGTCGGCACGAGCGCCAAGATGCTCTCGATCGTGCCGCTGCTCGCCGGTGGGGGTCTGTTCGAGACCGGCGCGGGCGGCTCCGCCCCGAAGCATGTGCAGCAGCTGGTCGAGCAGAACTACCTGCGGTGGGACTCGCTCGGCGAGTTCTTCGCCCTGGCCGCGTCGCTCGAGCACCTGACCACGACGACCGACAACCCCCGCGCGCAGGTGCTGGCGGACACGCTGGATGCCGCGACCGGAACGTTCCTCGAGAACGACAAGTCGCCCGGCCGCAAGCTCGGTTCGATCGACAACCGCGGCAGCCACTTCTACCTCGCGCTGTACTGGGCGCAGGAGCTGGCCGGTCAGCAGGTCGACGCGGAGCTCGCGGAGATCTTCGCCCCCGTCGCCGCGGCCCTCGCGACGAACGAGCAGAAGATCGTCGACGAGCTCGCCGCCGTGCAGGGATCGCCCGTCGAGATCGGCGGCTATTACCGCCCCGACGGCGACGCGGTCGACAAGGTCATGCGTCCGTCGGCCACACTGAACGGCATCATCGACGCCCTCAGCTGA
- a CDS encoding GNAT family N-acetyltransferase codes for MAELRLVELSAATIVAVNNMSLKPGQEQFLAPVSYGIAATVADPRTSWQRVVLDANEVVGFVSAGFDPEAPEEHFRSVLWRINVDADDQGRGIGRFAIEKLLDEARDRGLDKLNVIYEEGEAGPEAFFTRMGFTPVGETEYGEVIAEIRL; via the coding sequence ATGGCCGAGCTGCGACTTGTCGAACTGTCCGCCGCGACGATCGTCGCAGTCAACAACATGTCCCTCAAGCCCGGACAGGAGCAGTTCCTCGCTCCGGTGAGCTATGGGATCGCCGCGACGGTCGCGGATCCGCGCACATCCTGGCAGCGGGTCGTCCTCGACGCGAACGAGGTCGTCGGCTTCGTCAGCGCCGGCTTCGATCCCGAAGCGCCCGAGGAGCACTTCCGCTCCGTGCTGTGGCGCATCAACGTCGACGCCGACGACCAGGGCCGCGGCATCGGCCGCTTCGCCATCGAGAAGCTGCTCGACGAGGCGCGCGACCGTGGCCTCGACAAGCTCAACGTCATCTACGAAGAGGGCGAAGCCGGACCCGAGGCGTTCTTCACGCGCATGGGCTTCACCCCGGTGGGTGAGACGGAGTACGGTGAGGTCATCGCCGAGATCCGTCTCTGA
- a CDS encoding endonuclease domain-containing protein: MDVKSWLAARAGIAHRDEVGRAGFTTGAVSAAVRAGRVRRIRRVWIALPRGDGELIRAAELGGRVACLSVARRRGWWIPEQVDVQPHLHFRPNGRAVPFDGVSHWTKPLSPVSPSSLLESVEDALAHIASCLDREAALVVWESAIRSENLSTDALRSVRWRSRASAECAAEVNGLSDSGLETIAIVRLSRWGVPIRQQLYLAGHPVDLLIGDRLVVQLDGFAHHSTSKDRTRDLRHDAELRLRGYTVLRFSYAQVIHDWPAVERTIGRAMAAGAHLA, encoded by the coding sequence ATGGATGTGAAGAGCTGGCTGGCCGCGCGCGCGGGAATCGCCCATCGCGACGAGGTGGGTCGGGCCGGATTCACCACGGGTGCCGTGTCCGCCGCCGTCCGGGCCGGGCGCGTGCGCCGGATCCGCCGCGTGTGGATTGCCCTCCCGCGCGGCGACGGCGAACTGATCCGGGCCGCAGAACTCGGTGGACGGGTCGCGTGCCTCTCGGTCGCGCGACGCCGGGGGTGGTGGATCCCGGAGCAGGTCGACGTGCAGCCGCATCTGCACTTCCGCCCCAACGGTCGAGCGGTGCCGTTCGACGGCGTCTCGCACTGGACGAAGCCGCTCTCCCCGGTGTCGCCGTCATCGCTGCTCGAATCCGTCGAGGATGCACTGGCCCACATCGCATCGTGCCTCGACCGCGAGGCGGCCCTCGTGGTGTGGGAATCAGCCATCCGCTCCGAGAACCTCTCGACAGACGCGCTCCGCTCGGTGCGGTGGCGCTCACGCGCGTCGGCCGAGTGCGCCGCCGAGGTCAACGGGCTCTCCGACTCGGGCCTCGAGACGATCGCGATCGTGCGCCTGTCGCGCTGGGGTGTGCCGATCCGCCAGCAGCTCTACCTCGCCGGGCACCCGGTCGATCTCCTGATCGGTGACCGCCTGGTCGTTCAGCTCGACGGGTTCGCGCATCACTCGACGTCGAAGGACCGCACGCGCGACCTGCGGCACGACGCCGAGCTTCGTCTGCGCGGATACACGGTGCTGCGATTCAGCTACGCACAGGTGATCCACGACTGGCCGGCCGTCGAGCGGACGATCGGGCGAGCCATGGCCGCCGGCGCCCACCTCGCATGA